The stretch of DNA CTGAATTTAACATTGATTTTGCTCCAGCAAATAAAGAGAGTATAACATGGTTTAGAGGGAAGGGAAATAGTATGTTAGGGGAAATAGATTCTGGAGATTATATCGCACTTGAAGAAATTAACAATTTCGAATGGTTTCCTTTAGGTCGTATTTATGGAATTGTTACAAAGAATGGTTTTCGAACGATTAAAAGAATCGTAAAGTCAGAATCGCCAGGGCATTATTTATTAAAGGCATCTAATCCTGATAAAACAAGTCACCCAGATCAAGATATTCCAAAGGATATCATTTATAAACTTTTTAAAGTAGTGTATGTAATTAAGGATTTGAACGAATAAAATAACATTAAAACTATATTTATATGAAAAAAGGATGTTTAATAATTTTTGTCATTATGGCGTTAATAACAGGGATTTTATACCTTAAAAAGGTATCTAAGGATACCCAAAACGAAGCTGAATATCAAGAAATGTTAAAAGATTACGTAAAGTATGAATCAAGCAACATGAGTTCAGATACTATAAAATATATTAACGTTAACAATAATGCTTTGTCAGAGATCAAAGAAGAGGAAAAAGTAAAAGAAGCCCTTATTACGGAATCTAATATTTTATACGTTAGTGTATATGATGATGGAACAAGAAGAGATGGTTACGCATCTTATTTATGCCAAATTTTAAAAGAACACAAATCTTTAGTACGAAAGGTGAAAGTTGTAAAATTTGGATCACACAATGACAGCAAACGAGATAATGCGTACGGAGTGTTATTAGGTGAAAGTGATTGTAATTTTTAATTAATACATTATGAAGAAACAAATATTATTTACAGTAATTTCAATTATACTTTTCGGATGTAGTTCAGACGATTATGAAGAGAATACAACTCAACAAATTCCGCCTGTTTTAGAATTTAACTTTGATAATCAAAAATTCTATAACGTTGTAAGTTATGTTAATAATCATTATAGCGGTTGGACTTGGCTCTCTTCAGATGAAAGCATGAATACCATCATATCAAATATAAGTAGACATCCAAACCAATCAGAAGAAACTTCCGATGATATTTTTATTGATGTTTTCAATTCAAATCCAATTGAGGTAGGCAAAATATATACTGGATCTAATTTATCTATCACAATAAATATAGATTCTAAGTATTGGAGATGTAGCGATTGTGATGGGGAATTTGTGGTGACTGAAATAAAAGACAAAAAAATATCTGGTAGATTTTCTGGACTGCTTTTTAACGGGCTTGAAAACAAAAGTATTACAAATGGAGTTTTCAAAAATATTAGCATGAATGAATAACATATCCACCCGTTTAAAATTTGAACGTACGAAACGTAATTTGACGCAAAGAGAAATTAGTTTAATCCTTAATATGTCGCAAGGTCAATACAATAGGATTGAGAACGGTTTGGGCGAATTGACTAATTCTAAATTGGAACTATTGCATTTAAAATTAGGCGTCGACCTCAATTACTTATTAACTGGTAAATATAGTAAGTTGGATTTCGGACTTGATAAAATGGATTTCCAGGATCTTAAAAAATTAAACTCCGAAATATTTAAAGAATTAGAAAGCAGATTAGCAGTTAATCCAACTGCACAAAAACTGCACAAAAATCAACAATAATAATAATAATCTTGATACTTAACGTGCTGATTTTCAATGACAGGTTTGCAGGGGTTCGAATCCCTCTCTCTCCGCAATCTACACTGAATGTCAGTGAATAAAAAAATACTCGGACTAAATTAGGGACTTTTTCCTAATTTTAGTCCGAGTTTTTCTTTGCATAATGTATCCAAGTTCAGAAAAATCAAAAGGTTGTGTAAGGTCCCCTTTTGGTTACCATTATAACCTAAACACTATATATTCATTTTCTATTTTTAAAAGCATTAATATATGTTTATATTTTTTTTCTAATAATGTTCCTCTAAAAACAAACCCTTTGTATTTGTCTGGAATTTCATCTAATCCAGAATTTATTTGTCTTGTCAATGCTTCGTACCATTTTTTGTAAATCCATTTTACTATCGAATGATTTTAATAAACCTCGATTAAATTTGTTTATTTCTTGGTAGAAATGGCTGTTATAATGTTTATCGAATTAATTTTTTTAATATCAATAAATGGATAAGCTTCTTTCATTTGTTTACTTAAAACATCTAGTTTTTTGTTGAAGAAATCAGCTTTTTTCAATATTTATGTGTTATAGATTATCCAAATAAAGCTACGATTAGTTATATTGCCTTAGGCATTGTAGTGATTTCTCTATATTATTATGATGTTTCAGATTTTAATAAAAGAAATGATAAATGATAAATGATAAATGATAATTGATAAATAAAAACTTATTTTTAATTCTCATTTTACTTATTTCTACAATATCTTATGCTAAAAATGAAATTTGGTTAATTGGGACTTTTCACGAAGAAAATCATTATATGACCCCTGACAGCTTAACCATTATTTTCAACAAAATAAAGCCAGACTTGATTTTGATTGAACTTGAAAAAAAACATTTTACAAAAGACTTTAATTTCAACACTGAAAAATATCCGATAGAAGATTTTCTAACAACAAATGAAAATATCGCAAGCTATCACTACCAACAACTCAATGGAACTCTAATTCGTTCTTTTGATGTAAACGGAAGAAACGAGTTTTATAGAAAAGAAAAATATCACGAAAAAGAGAACAAAATGTTTAGCGAAATGCTGAACATTTACAAAGAAG from Weeksella virosa DSM 16922 encodes:
- a CDS encoding S24 family peptidase, which codes for MADYKDDINTIKLNKAIKLLNLKYPVTEIANRLEYSKGNVSNFINGKKRIPSDFLYNFYTTFGIKDDVADVASVSFKPQKGRPFYDVDFTLGFEVLDNDIGLHPEFNIDFAPANKESITWFRGKGNSMLGEIDSGDYIALEEINNFEWFPLGRIYGIVTKNGFRTIKRIVKSESPGHYLLKASNPDKTSHPDQDIPKDIIYKLFKVVYVIKDLNE
- a CDS encoding helix-turn-helix domain-containing protein encodes the protein MNNISTRLKFERTKRNLTQREISLILNMSQGQYNRIENGLGELTNSKLELLHLKLGVDLNYLLTGKYSKLDFGLDKMDFQDLKKLNSEIFKELESRLAVNPTAQKLHKNQQ